The following proteins come from a genomic window of Candidatus Polarisedimenticolia bacterium:
- a CDS encoding DedA family protein, translating to MLHPVLASTSLLETLESFGPNLCYPGLYGLLLLSGVGVPLPEDLTLATSGYLISKGLMSWVPTVLVGIAGVITGDQFVYSLGKAFGPKVLAHRWLALALPAERYERVRNRFLRHGPKMIFFARFAAGLRGPVFLTAGVLQMPRRRFLLWDLAGAAINVPLYVLVGYLVGPRLESLLAGIRHFWQLVVLLLLLVIAGMLLRAVVLRRRAMAEGSREVVPAPGGEEEAE from the coding sequence ATGCTGCACCCCGTCCTTGCCTCGACCTCCCTGCTCGAGACTCTGGAGAGTTTCGGGCCGAACCTCTGCTACCCGGGGTTGTACGGGCTGCTCCTGCTGTCCGGGGTGGGCGTGCCGCTGCCCGAAGATCTGACGCTGGCAACCTCCGGGTACCTGATCAGCAAAGGTCTGATGTCCTGGGTGCCTACCGTGCTGGTGGGGATCGCCGGGGTGATCACCGGCGATCAGTTCGTCTATTCCCTGGGGAAGGCGTTCGGCCCGAAGGTCCTGGCGCACCGCTGGCTTGCGCTCGCGCTCCCCGCGGAGCGCTACGAGAGAGTCCGCAATCGTTTCCTGCGGCACGGACCCAAGATGATCTTCTTCGCCCGCTTCGCGGCGGGCCTGAGAGGGCCGGTTTTCCTGACGGCCGGCGTCCTGCAGATGCCGCGCCGCCGGTTTCTCCTCTGGGACCTCGCGGGAGCGGCGATCAATGTCCCCCTGTATGTCCTCGTGGGCTACCTGGTGGGACCGCGGCTCGAATCGCTGCTCGCCGGAATTCGTCACTTCTGGCAGCTCGTGGTCCTGCTGCTCCTGCTCGTCATCGCCGGGATGTTGCTGCGGGCGGTGGTCCTCAGGCGGCGCGCGATGGCGGAAGGAAGCCGGGAAGTGGTACCGGCGCCCGGCGGGGAGGAGGAGGCGGAGTGA